From a single Drosophila sulfurigaster albostrigata strain 15112-1811.04 chromosome 3, ASM2355843v2, whole genome shotgun sequence genomic region:
- the LOC133844568 gene encoding uncharacterized protein LOC133844568 has translation MLSTNFFFYLLVIAMLLVFTAPAAEGTFFLIACLLRSPLCPFRTTTPASA, from the coding sequence ATGCTGTCTACAaatttcttcttctacttGTTGGTGATTGCAATGCTGCTGGTCTTCACAGCACCTGCAGCTGAGGGCACCTTCTTCCTCATTGCCTGCTTGTTGCGATCACCGCTGTGTCCATTCCGTACAACGACTCCTGCATCAGCCTAA
- the LOC133840192 gene encoding uncharacterized protein LOC133840192, with protein sequence MNLLSLWFHLLLISMVLLLIAPAAESTFLLFACIFRLSICPFRTTTVATSSG encoded by the coding sequence ATGAATttattgtcgttgtggttCCACCTGCTGCTGATTTCCATGGTGCTGCTCCTGATTGCTCCTGCTGCCGAGTCAACTTTTCTCTTGTTTGCTTGTATCTTCCGACTGTCGATTTGTCCGTTccgaacaacaacagtagcgaCAAGTAGTGGTTAA
- the LOC133841268 gene encoding LOW QUALITY PROTEIN: eukaryotic translation elongation factor 2-like (The sequence of the model RefSeq protein was modified relative to this genomic sequence to represent the inferred CDS: inserted 1 base in 1 codon) — translation MVKFSLDEIRGLMDQRRNIRNISVIAHVDHGKSTLTDSLVSKAGIIANAKAGNMRFTDTRKDEQDRCITIKSTAITMYFEVDSKDLCFITQPDQREENTKGFLINLIDSPGHVDFSSEVTAALRVTDGAIVVVDCVSGVCVQTETVLRQAIAERIRPILFLNKMDRALLELQLESEELYQTFQRIVENVNLIIATYNDENGPMGDIFVDAAKGSVGFGSGLHGWAFTLKQFAELYANKFKIDVAKLMTKLWGDNFFNTKTRKWKSAKDLENQRSFCLYILDPIYKVFNAILNFKATEIPILLKKIGVSLQAEEQDFTGKELLKTVMRKWLPAGETLLQMIAIHLPSPVTAQKYRMELLYEGPQSDEAAIAIKNCDANGPPMMYXKMVPTTDVGRFYAFGRVFAGKVSTSQKCRIMGPNYVPGKKEDLYEKAIQRTVLMMGRSVEAIGDVPAGNICGLVGVDQFLIKTGTITTFKEAHNMKVMKFSVSPVVRVAVEPVNPAEMPRLVIGLKRLAKSDPMVQCIIEESGEHIIAGAGELHLEICIKDLQEDHACIALKTSDPLVSYRETVSQESNQLCLSKSRNKHNRLTMKAQPMPEGLPEDIDSGVVTSRDDIKKRGRFLNEKYNYDVTEARKIWCFETGPNIIVDCTKSVQYLHEIKDSLMAGFQWATKEGVLAEENLRGVRFDIHDVTVHADAVHRSGSQIIPAARRCLYASTITASPRILEPIYLCEIQCHNSAIGGIHRVISRRRGHVFEEIQVPGTPMFMVKSYLPVNESFGFTAELRTNTRGQAFPQSVFDHWQLLPGDPCDFKSKPYQIVQETRLRKALKLGNPDLTQYLDKL, via the exons atggtaAAGTTTTCTCTTGACGAGATTCGTGGCCTTATGGATCAGAGGCGTAATATACGCAACATATCGGTCATCGCCCATGTTGACCATGGCAAATCGACGCTGACTGATTCCCTCGTTTCCAAGGCGGGCATCATAGCGAATGCCAAGGCGGGCAATATGAGATTCACGGATACCCGAAAAGACGAGCAGGATCGTTGCATTACCATCAAATCAAC AGCAATCACAATGTACTTTGAAGTTGATAGCAAGGACTTGTGTTTCATCACTCAACCCGATCAGCGCGAAGAGAACACCAAAGGTTTTCTAATCAATCTCATTGACTCCCCCGGTCATGTGGATTTCTCCTCAGAGGTGACGGCTGCTCTGCGAGTAACCGACGGagccatcgttgttgttgactgcGTCTCCGGCGTATGCGTCCAAACGGAGACGGTGCTACGACAGGCGATTGCGGAACGCATTAGacccattttatttttgaataaaatggaTCGGGCGCTACTCGAACTGCAGCTGGAGAGCGAGGAGTTATACCAAACATTTCAGCGTATTGTAGAGAATGTAAATCTCATCATTGCCACATATAATGATGAAAATGGACCAATGGGCGACATCTTTGTGGATGCCGCAAAAGGTTCCGTTGGCTTCGGTTCAGGTCTTCATGGCTGGGCTTTTACTCTCAAGCAGTTTGCCGAATTATATgcgaataaatttaaaattgatgtAGCAAAGTTAATGACGAA ACTTTGGGGCGACAATTTCTTCAACACAAAGACACGAAAATGGAAAAGCGCTAAGGATTTGGAGAACCAGCGCTCCTTTTGCCTGTACATCCTGGACCCCATTTATAAGGTGTTCAATGCCATTCTGAATTTCAAAGCGACCGAGATTCCCATTTTGCTGAAAAAGATTGGTGTAAGCCTTCAAGCAGAGGAACAGGATTTTACCGGGAAGGAGCTGTTAAAAACAGTGATGAGGAAATGGTTGCCAGCGGGTGAAACGCTACTCCAAATGATTGCCATACATTTGCCATCACCAGTGACGGCGCAAAAGTATCGCATGGAACTGCTTTATGAGGGTCCCCAGAGCGATGAAGCAGCGATTGCCATAAAAAACTGTGATGCCAATGGTCCCCCAATGATGT CGAAAATGGTGCCGACAACCGATGTGGGACGATTTTATGCCTTTGGTCGAGTATTTGCGGGAAAGGTGAGCACGAGTCAAAAATGCCGAATTATGGGACCCAACTATGTGCCTGGTAAGAAGGAGGATCTGTACGAAAAGGCGATCCAACGGACAGTGCTGATGATGGGTCGCTCGGTAGAGGCCATTGGGGATGTGCCGGCTGGCAACATTTGCGGTCTGGTTGGCGTCGATCAATTCCTGATCAAGACGGGCACAATCACAACCTTCAAGGAGGCACACAATATGAAGGTCATGAAGTTCTCAGTGTCGCCGGTTGTGCGTGTTGCCGTTGAGCCCGTAAATCCAGCGGAGATGCCTCGACTTGTAATTGGTCTCAAGCGGCTCGCCAAATCTGATCCAATGGTGCAGTGCATTATTGAGGAATCTGGGGAGCATATCATTGCAGGTGCCGGTGAATtgcatttggaaatttgcatcaAGGATTTGCAAGAAGATCATGCATGCATTGCACTGAAAACATCTGATCCGCTGGTCTCTTATCGAGAAACCGTTTCGCAGGAATCAAATCAATTGTGCCTGTCCAAGTCTCGCAATAAGCACAATCGTTTAACCATGAAAGCCCAGCCTATGCCCGAAGGATTACCCGAGGATATTGACAGTGGTGTCGTTACATCTCGCGACGATATCAAGAAACGCGGACGATTCTTAAACGAGAAGTACAATTATGATGTGACCGAGGCCCGTAAGATCTGGTGCTTTGAAACGGGTCCCAACATCATCGTGGACTGCACCAAGTCTGTGCAATACCTTCACGAGATTAAAGATTCGCTGATGGCCGGGTTCCAATGGGCCACCAAAGAAGGCGTCTTGGCCGAGGAAAATCTTCGTGGAGTTCGCTTTGACATACACGATGTGACCGTTCATGCCGATGCAGTGCATCGCAGTGGTAGCCAGATCATTCCAGCCGCAAGGCGTTGTCTCTATGCTTCCACAATCACCGCGAGTCCTCGCATCTTGGAGCCCATTTATCTGTGTGAGATACAATGCCACAATTCAGCCATTGGAGGTATTCATCGCGTGATCAGTCGACGACGTGGTCACGTCTTTGAAGAAATTCAGGTACCCGGCACACCCATGTTTATGGTAAAGTCTTATCTGCCAGTCAACGAATCATTTGGTTTCACAGCCGAGCTACGAACGAATACGCGTGGACAGGCATTTCCTCAAAGCGTATTTGATCACTGGCAGCTGCTACCTGGCGATCCTTGTGATTTCAAGAGCAAACCGTATCAGATTGTACAGGAGACGCGTTTGCGTAAAGCTCTCAAGCTAGGCAATCCTGATCTTACGCAATATTTGGACAAGTTGTAG
- the LOC133841282 gene encoding cytochrome c oxidase assembly factor 4 homolog, mitochondrial, translated as MSAVEQDPVELMLKKTGCIELHYKVQECIAETGDWRTCQDKVKEFKACMQKYVDEQSKKYANVK; from the coding sequence ATGTCTGCTGTGGAGCAGGATCCCGTTGAACTAATGCTTAAGAAAACCGGCTGCATTGAGCTACACTATAAAGTTCAAGAGTGCATAGCAGAGACCGGCGACTGGCGCACGTGTCAAGACAAAGTTAAAGAGTTCAAAGCGTGCATGCAAAAGTATGTGGATGAGCAAAGCAAGAAATACGCCAATGTTAAGTAA
- the LOC133841280 gene encoding probable peptidyl-tRNA hydrolase 2, whose translation MSKGKTAAQCAHAAVMCYQSAAQGSESQAAVLQRWCRMGQPKIVLRVDSYEQLHDLQHQAQQANVVAQLVRDAGRTQLEAGTATVLGLGPALATDLDKLVAHLKLL comes from the coding sequence ATGAGCAAGGGCAAGACAGCAGCACAATGCGCTCATGCTGCTGTCATGTGCTATCAAAGTGCAGCTCAAGgcagcgaatcgcaggcggcaGTACTACAACGTTGGTGCCGAATGGGGCAGCCAAAAATTGTTCTGCGTGTGGATAGCTACGAGCAGTTGCATGACCTGCAACATCAAGCCCAACAGGCAAACGTGGTTGCTCAACTGGTCAGAGACGCGGGACGCACGCAACTGGAAGCCGGCACAGCGACAGTGTTGGGCTTGGGACCTGCCCTAGCCACGGATCTTGACAAACTGGTTGCTCacttaaaattattgtaa
- the LOC133841274 gene encoding GTPase Era, mitochondrial — MFCYGVRGSLILLNCNKTVFAPLLARTLSTTADTSGNNVEAKLPPPPTEAANSDGQPKTQQQRSLHIAVIGVPNVGKSTFINNIVNHRVCPTSAKVHTTRQSNTAICTIGQTQLVFYDTPGLVTQREIRKHHLDKSFKSAYRHAIQHSDVVAVIQDASNSWTRKELHPTVLDTLKAYAKLPSFLILNKIDALKSKRVLLDLIKTLTNDTLQGRRAGKKSTPREPQTVVVDCTPLSERETSWSHFSDVFLVSALTGSGLQELQDHFISAAKPRRWEYPADVYTDASPETLIVESVRARLLDYLPQEIPYNLECMIEYYNVEKHVVYTSVLVKCPTPRIERLICGESNGKLRQITERVTSDLVEMFGQAVSLTISTMSGGKRTTA; from the exons ATGTTTTGTTATGGTGTAAGAGGTTCTTTAATATTGcttaattgcaataaaaccGTTTTTGCACCTTTACTTGCGCGAACATTGTCCACCACAGCGGATACCAGTGGCAATAATGTAGAGGCTAAACTGCCACCTCCtccaacagaagcagcaaacaGTGATGGTCAACCAAAAACGCAGCAGCAAAGATCGCTCCACATAGCCGTCATTGGAGTTCCGAATGTGGGCAAAAGTACCTTCATCAATAACATTGTCAATCATAGA GTATGCCCCACATCCGCCAAGGTGCACACGACGAGGCAATCGAACACAGCCATTTGCACAATTGGACAGACGCAGCTTGTCTTCTATGACACGCCCGGCCTGGTGACACAGCGCGAGATCCGCAAGCACCACTTGGACAAGAGCTTCAAGAGCGCCTATCGTCATGCCATTCAGCACTCGGACGTTGTGGCCGTGATACAGGATGCCTCGAATAGTTGGACGCGTAAAGAACTTCATCCCACTGTGCTAGATACGCTGAAGGCTTATGCTAAGCTGCCAAGTTTTTTGATACTTAACAAGATAGATGCCTTGAAGTCGAAACGTGTGCTGCTCGACTTGATTAAGACGCTAACAAATGATACGTTGCAAGGAAGAAGAGCAGGAAAAAAATCAACACCACGGGAGCCACAAACAGTGGTCGTAGATTGTACACCTTTAAGTGAGCGTGAGACTAGTTGGAGCCACTTTAGCGATGTATTTCTGGTATCTGCACTGACGGGCAGTGGGTTGCAGGAGTTGCAGGATCATTTCATTAGCGCAGCTAAGCCAAGACGCTGGGAATATCCCGCCGATGTTTATACGGATGCGTCTCCAGAGACGCTAATTGTTGAAAGTGTTCGTGCCCGCTTGCTGGACTATCTGCCGCAGGAAATACCCTACAATCTGGAGTGCATGATCGAGTACTATAATGTGGAGAAGC ATGTCGTTTACACCTCGGTGCTGGTCAAGTGCCCTACGCCGCGTATTGAGCGCTTGATTTGTGGGGAATCCAATGGCAAGCTTCGCCAGATAACTGAGCGTGTTACGTCGGATTTGGTGGAAATGTTTGGTCAGGCGGTTTCCTTAACCATTTCCACGATGTCGGGCGGCAAGAGAACAACAGCTTGA
- the LOC133841271 gene encoding tubulin-specific chaperone E yields MVGIIDEAQLFYPLGTRIKIGNNYGTVKYVGEVCGHAGTWLGIEWDEGMRGKHNGIVDGKRYFQTQLPTAGSFIRPGKLGPCATLEDEARERYLNYDSSNVDVSLIREAQASVQASLFEVVGMDKIARKQSKFEQLSEVSVDETPVNAAGYLKDLTQLTTLNVSHTLIWNWQIVASITEQLPMLNNLNLGSNRLVLPTEAEISKLEPAFRQLRHINLRNCGFTDWKDVMQTALLWPDIESLGLQENSLSQLSEVDCNRIFRQLRELDLHRTKLMDFDQVCKLGNIATLRLLNLMENGIEQLQLPDCEPHSKLSLFVAMEQLNLLHNPIWNEAEAFNELDKLPQLKRINMSPHLKSNFDEMFSKAVASIGSLQFVNKAKVTAEERRGAEYDIWKKHAVDWLQASKLGADALREFYKKHRTYLMIVNKYGSPADFVPRIQTKQSNLIKVRIQHQPSGEIWEKKVPRMITVQTLQGLVMKRFRLSGDTPQLCYVDAKHPELVVPLENNAKTLDFYSVQEHDTVLVQ; encoded by the exons atggttGGAATTATTGATGAGGCGCAGCTGTTTTATCCGTTGGGTACACGCATCAAAATAGGCAATAATTATGGCACTGTCAAATACGTAGGCGAG GTTTGTGGACACGCGGGCACTTGGCTGGGTATCGAGTGGGATGAGGGGATGCGGGGCAAGCACAATGGAATTGTTGATGGCAAGCGCTACTTCCAAACGCAGCTGCCCACAGCTGGCAGTTTCATTAGACCTGGTAAGCTGGGACCCTGCGCAACACTAGAGGATGAGGCACGCGAACGTTATCTGAATTATGACTCCAGCAATGTGGATGTGTCGCTTATACGTGAGGCGCAGGCATCCGTGCAAGCATCGTTATTTGAGGTGGTTGGCATGGATAAGATAGCGCGCAAGCAAAGTAAATTTGAGCAGCTGTCGGAGGTTAGTGTGGATGAGACTCCAGTAAATGCAGCCGGTTACTTGAAGGATCTGACACAGCTTACAACGCTGAATGTGAGCCACACCTTGATCTGGAATTGGCAGATTGTTGCTAGCATAACCGAGCAGCTGCCAAtgcttaacaatttaaatttggg CTCCAATCGTTTAGTGCTCCCCACAGAAGCGGAAATCAGCAAGTTGGAGCCAGCGTTTCGACAGTTAAGGCATATTAATCTACGTAATTGCGGCTTTACGGACTGGAAGGATGTTATGCAAACGGCATTACTTTGGCCGGACATTGAATCGCTGGGCTTGCAGGAGAACTCCTTAAGTCAACTGTCGGAGGTGGACTGTAATCGGATATTTAGGCAGCTGCGTGAACTCGATTTGCATCGTACAAAATTAATGGACTTTGACCAAGTGTGTAAGCTGGGTAACATAGCCACGTTGCGATTGCTCAATCTCATGGAGAATGGCATTGAACAGCTACAATTGCCAGACTGTGAGCCGCATTCCAAGCTTAGTTTGTTTGTAGCAATGGAGCAGCTTAATTTGCTGCATAATCCAATATGGAATGAG GCTGAAGCATTCAATGAATTGGACAAGTTGCCACAATTAAAACGCATAAATATGAGTCCACACTTGAAGTCGAATTTTGATGAAATGTTTTCCAAAGCTGTAGCTAGCATTGGAAGCTTACAGTTTGTCAATAAAGCGAAAGTGACAGCTGAGGAGCGACGTGGTGCAGAGTACGATATATGGAAGAAGCATGCGGTGGATTGGTTGCAGGCATCCAAATTGGGCGCCGATGCTCTTAGAGAGTTTTATAAAAAACATCGCACTTATTTGATGATAGTCAATA AGTATGGATCACCCGCTGATTTTGTGCCGCGCATACAAACGAAGCAATCGAATCTCATTAAGGTCCGGATACAGCATCAGCCCAGTGGTGAGATTTGGGAGAAAAAAGTGCCCCGGATGATAACTGTGCAAACGTTGCAAGGGCTGGTCATGAAACGTTTCCGTCTATCCGGGGACACACCCCAACTTTGCTATGTTGATGCCAAGCATCCCGAGCTGGTTGTGCCTTTGGAGAATAATGCCAAAACACTTGATTTCTATTCGGTACAGGAACATGACACTGTTCTGGTTCAGTAG